Proteins found in one Crassostrea angulata isolate pt1a10 chromosome 3, ASM2561291v2, whole genome shotgun sequence genomic segment:
- the LOC128178384 gene encoding uncharacterized protein LOC128178384 produces MAASRFAQTSAEERDKKRMQINSKKTLKANKGAAKIFKDYLQVQGESKNFEEFDNAKLDEMLGRFYMDLRREDGTYYKVNSMETIRHGISRYLKSPPFNRKIDIVKDSLFIESNTCFKAVLAEAKRLGMVEVHHPIISDTDLSLLYTSNNLSIATPRGLFNKVQFDIRMFFCRRGIENMHTMTKNTFRVEIDENTGRKVVTKNLNDFTENCHVNKEASSGIMPEIQGSKYCPVLSFEMYLSKLHPNCDKLWQRPKENITDSESVWYCNLPVGEKKLSTFFSSLSRATNLSRVYSNQSIRVTGASIQSKCMHDSQTMTGAGHLPVQSISEYVLQRVSDTQIIQPLCVNPVPTPRLLIFSRVDRPTIIAGSTTTWETSQIEAAATHSEAQIMECDPTTIKTEPPFTDYDAQLTAYRESMESLVQRTLEAHGRIQQYIYKTPLTYSIPFSKQSIDCKVFIKLESEQLTGSFKIRGAFNKLLKLSSAGDVVKHSGIITASSGNHGMACVEAGGTLGIPVTVYCQRGVDEHKKQALLDRGVRVVLHGNDCVEAENEARAAAMREQKEYVSPYNDVDVIAGQGTIGKEILESCPDVDCILVPVGGGGLISGIARYVKQVRPSVEIIGCQPKNSKVMFESVKAGRIVLEESLDTLSEGTAGGVEENSITFPLCAEYVDDWILVDEEEIGKAIIFMLQHHHKVVEGAAGMTLGAYMKNPERFSGKKVVVVACGGNIGIEKLKHLLSLYA; encoded by the exons ATGGCAGCGTCCAGGTTCGCTCAAACCTCTGCGGAGGAGAGGGATAAAAAACGTATGCAAATAAACAGCAAGAAAACATTAAAAGCAAACAAAGGTGctgcaaagatttttaaagattatctaCAGGTACAAGGCGAAAGTAAGAATTTTGAAGAATTTGACAATGCCAAACTGGATGAGATGTTGGGACGATTTTACATGGACTTGCGAAGAGAGGATGGAACATACTACAAAGTAAATTCAATGGAGACGATCCGCCATGGAATCAGCAGATATTTAAAATCGCCCCCTTTTAACAGGAAAATTGACATAGTGAAGGATTCCTTGTTTATAGAGAGCAACACTTGCTTTAAAGCTGTGTTAGCTGAGGCCAAAAGACTGGGGATGGTGGAAGTTCATCACCCTATTATTTCGGACACTGACTTAAGCTTACTGTATACAAGTAATAACCTTTCTATAGCCACACCACGGGGTCTCTTCAACAAAGTGCAGTTTGACATTCGAATGTTTTTCTGTCGAAGGGGAATAGAAAACATGCATACCATGACCAAGAATACATTCAGAGTCGAAATAGATGAGAATACTGGTCGTAAAGTTGTAACAAAAAACTTAAATGATTTCACAGAAAATTGTCATGTGAACAAAGAAGCTTCCTCGGGGATAATGCCAGAAATTCAAG gatCCAAATATTGCCCAGTTCTTTCTTTTGAGATGTATTTATCGAAGCTACATCCAAACTGTGACAA ACTTTGGCAGCGACCTAAAGAAAACATCACAGATTCTGAATCAGTGTGGTACTGCAATCTCCCAGTCGGTGAGAAGAAGTTAAGTACATTTTTCAGTTCTTTGAGCAGAGCCACCAACTTGTCTCGAGTGTATTCAAACCAATCTATAAGAGTGACCGGGGCATCAATTCAATCAAAGTGTATGCATGACTCGCAGACAATGACAGGTGCAGGACACTTGCCTGTTCAGAGCATTAGTGAATATGTTCTTCAACGAGTAAGTGACACACAAATCATCCAGCCGCTCTGTGTAAATCCAGTACCTACCCCCcgattgttgatattttcaagGGTTGATAGGCCTACTATCATAGCTGGCTCCACAACCACTTGGGAGACATCGCAGATAGAAGCAGCAGCAACACACAGTGAAGCCCAGATCATGGAATGCGATCCTACCACTATAAAGACAGAGCCACCATTTACAGATTATGATGCACAA CTGACGGCTTACAGAGAGAGTATGGAAAGTTTGGTTCAGAGAACATTGGAAGCACATGGGAGGATCCAACAATATATCTACAAGACGCCTCTCACTTACTCCATTCCCTTCAGTAAACAAAGCATTGACTGCAAAGTCTTCATCAAACTGG AAAGTGAACAGTTGACGGGATCATTTAAGATTCGTGGTGCTTTCAACAAGCTGTTGAAGTTGTCATCTGCTGGAGACGTTGTCAAACACTCAGGAATAATCACAGCATCCTCTGGAAACCATGGCATGGCTTGT GTTGAGGCTGGAGGGACCCTGGGTATCCCAGTGACTGTGTACTGTCAGCGAGGTGTGGACGAACACAAGAAGCAGGCTCTTCTGGACAGAGGGGTTCGAGTGGTGCTACACGGAAACGACTGTGTGGAGGCTGAGAACGAGGCTAGAGCCGCTGCAATG agGGAGCAAAAAGAATATGTGTCACCATATAATGATGTAGATGTCATAGCTGGCCAAGGAACCATTGG GAAAGAGATTCTAGAGAGCTGTCCTGATGTTGACTGTATTTTAGTTCCTGTTGGAGGTGGAGGATTGATATCTGGAATAGCTCGATATGTCAAACAAGTCCGACCTTCTGTAGAG ATAATAGGATGCCAACCCAAGAATAGCAAAGTGATGTTTGAGAGTGTGAAGGCAGGCAGGATCGTGCTTGAAGAATCTCTAGACACCCTGTCAGAAGGAACAGCTGGAGGAGTAGAAGAAAACTCG ATCACTTTCCCTCTGTGTGCTGAATACGTGGATGACTGGATTTTGGTGGATGAGGAGGAAATTGGGAAAGCCATAATCTTTATGTTGCAACATCACCACAAG GTTGTGGAAGGAGCGGCTGGCATGACACTTGGTGCCTACATGAAGAACCCCGAGAGATTCAGCGGGAAGAAAGTAGTTGTGGTTGCTTGTGGAGGGAACATAGGAATCGAAAAGCTAAAGCACCTTTTGTCTTTATATGCCTGA
- the LOC128176751 gene encoding TELO2-interacting protein 2-like gives MSSAKAVLESLVSENDYTKLQDLIFSRSANSLGKLIEVVGDLPDKEFPTNIKRITKLIKIAPEKWLEDYFCEILKSSNVKEKLQHLIGRACVPCIKELEHKPCDKEDVVDLPERAEFVLELVCSLLSLDTDEDNVKHLVIGALPHLLILVIEHEQPNLWTSKSSLSLSKEVLRKVKDVLSVSGNEELLQYQISQKHLSSILVHIQKHLSEKLKRDTWMCFPSLKMVYKWCVFNTRFPNMSEVFPKFLPTALLFTDDHVLENKILGVSCLYHIMQNTSREELRWYGQADVIYEALKHQMYTREAKLIDVLHPALLYILSVVEKDPQYCTDSKGLMRVPNKYDEIFHTILADAYGEQNLALRMALTGYLTHFVEKLGLLTLRHTNILFKVIEEYLESYDGKRHSAKPQILRLMKSVIIATWPRMSRYVDFILKVLVRLLIDISSKEMYDFELVHTLEELSTQCLILIKHVNLEYVEKNLQNIIKLDIPQSCRCILSDALQLSM, from the coding sequence ATGTCATCTGCCAAAGCTGTGCTTGAAAGCCTTGTTTCAGAAAATGACTACACCAAACTTCAGGACCTCATTTTCTCCAGGTCAGCAAACAGCCTTGGGAAGTTAATTGAAGTAGTAGGAGACCTTCCAGACAAAGAATTTCCTACAAATATCAAGAGaattacaaaattaatcaaaattgctCCAGAAAAGTGGTTAGAAGACTacttttgtgaaatattaaaatcatcaaaCGTCAAAGAAAAGTTGCAGCATTTGATTGGCCGTGCATGTGTTCCGTGCATTAAAGAACTTGAACATAAGCCATGTGACAAGGAGGACGTGGTAGATTTACCTGAAAGAGCAGAATTCGTATTAGAATTAGTTTGTTCTTTACTGTCCTTAGATACTGACGAGGATAACGTGAAACATCTGGTTATAGGAGCTTTACCACATCTTTTAATTTTGGTGATTGAACATGAGCAGCCCAATTTGTGGACATCAAAATCATCACTTTCTTTGTCAAAAGAAGTGCTTAGAAAGGTCAAGGACGTACTCTCAGTAAGTGGCAATGAAGAACTTCTGCAGTACCAGATTTCACAAAAGCATCTGTCATCCATTTTGGTACACATTCAAAAACACCTCAGTGAAAAGCTTAAAAGAGACACATGGATGTGCTTTCCTTCCCTCAAAATGGTGTATAAATGGTGTGTTTTCAATACAAGGTTTCCAAACATGAGTGAAGTCTTCCCAAAATTCCTTCCTACTGCTCTTCTGTTTACGGATGATCATGTTTTGGAAAACAAGATCTTAGGTGTCAGCTGTCTCTATCACATCATGCAAAACACGAGCAGGGAAGAACTGCGCTGGTATGGACAGGCGGATGTCATTTACGAGGCTTTGAAACATCAAATGTATACTAGAGAAGCAAAACTAATTGATGTTTTGCATCCTGcattactttatatattatcaGTGGTTGAAAAAGATCCCCAGTACTGCACCGATTCGAAGGGACTCATGCGAGTGCCAAACAAGTATGATGAGATATTTCACACTATTCTTGCAGATGCTTATGGGGAGCAGAACTTGGCATTGCGTATGGCTCTTACTGGATACTTAACTCATTTTGTGGAAAAACTGGGCCTTCTTACCCTACGACACACAAACATTCTCTTCAAAGTGATTGAAGAATACTTAGAGAGTTATGATGGAAAAAGACATTCTGCTAAACCACAGATTTTAAGACTGATGAAATCAGTGATCATTGCCACATGGCCACGAATGTCTCGTTATGTGGATTTCATTTTGAAAGTCTTGGTCAGATTGCTAATTGACATTTCATCCAAGGAAATGTATGACTTTGAACTTGTACATACTTTAGAGGAACTGAGTACCCAGTGCTTAATACTTATCAAACATGTCAATTTGGAGTATGTTGAAAAAAACTTGCAGAATATCATCAAGCTTGACATACCACAGAGCTGTAGATGTATTTTATCTGATGCTTTACAATTAAGTATGTAG
- the LOC128176752 gene encoding E3 ubiquitin-protein ligase RNF115-like: protein MAEAAIERQSETSKFYCHSCSEEINPKPDFTCPKCENGFIEELTEDLAETPSPQPAQQLDPAAQFTELWGRAFLESFENHSGSGSSNATQNGVESESEEEEGRPRTRGHGLRPLTRISVRTGAGRNRPMSQPQYLHGLLQLFVDRLTGEMGQPMNFMTLHGNPADYAWGVGGLDNIITQLLNQLEGSGPAPAEKSKIDSLPNVKVTQPQVDNILQCSICMEDFELHENVKKLPCEHHYHKVCIVTWLEMHGTCPVCRIDLNGVDNSLKNDDNLLSELENIQNDQPEPPE from the exons ATGGCGGAGGCTGCCATTGAAAGGCAATCCGAGACGAGCAAATTTTACTGCCATAGCTGCTCAGAAGAAATAAACCCAAAACCA GATTTTACGTGTCCCAAATGTGAAAATGGATTTATAGAAGAACTAACTGA AGATTTAGCTGAGACCCCCAGTCCCCAACCAGCTCAACAGCTTGATCCTGCTGCCCAGTTTACAGAA CTATGGGGAAGAGCCTTTTtagaaagttttgaaaatcactCTGGATCTGGTTCCTCAAACGCCACACAGAATGGAGTGGAGTCCGAGTCTGAAGAGGAAGAAGGGCGACCGAGGACGCGTGGCCATGGCCTGAGACCACTGACCCGGATATCTGTCAGAACAGGGGCGGGGAGGAACCGACCAATGAGTCAACCACAATATTTACATGG GCTTTTGCAGTTATTTGTTGATAGATTAACTGGGGAAATGGGACAACCCAT GAACTTTATGACACTTCATGGGAACCCTGCTGATTATGCTTGGGGTGTAGGAGGTCTCGACAACATTATAACACAG TTGCTTAATCAATTAGAGGGATCTGGGCCAGCACCAGCTGAAAAGAGTAAAATAGATTCATTACCAAATGTTAAAGTAACCCAGCCTCAAGTTG ataacattttacaatgttcaaTATGTATGGAAGATTTTGAGTTACATGAAAACGTGAAAAAATTACCATGTGAACACCATTATCACAAGGTGTGCATTGTCACCTGGCTAGAAATG CATGGAACCTGTCCTGTGTGTCGAATTGACCTAAATGGTGTTGATAATTCTCTAAAAAATGACGACAATTTACTCTCAGAGTTGGAGAACATTCAGAATGACCAGCCCGAACCACCAGAGTGA
- the LOC128177762 gene encoding AP-5 complex subunit beta-1-like, which yields MSEWEDFLNKSRQIVSSGTCEKLFDDNYYVFDVIKLLYKETADEKTKLEQLVLIEEFSQQAGVQSSNIDQIVESLLDVFHQLIKRGRDVNVSCQILTTLTTILVLYDQLETETCQSVVQTLLAIVCNGINMTENRPLRSTACQCLLQLEDSKAGLLWKEKDSLIKLMRQERTSVYEDYVMLVTQILQNGISAPDDIRSEDREVDRVVAHDSSEYRQLVSQIMDNTSLFSQGGLWHIVLDLVNIVKNFHEISATIFKPMMLHHMSTFDTPLLHLVVFIQNEFEKEVLTDIEERQLQNRILAGLNHPSLTPAQRLFYCHWIESLSNVELDKHESCIRIKDDQQLVFFPSAFDPIDCQLAKLALLNFCFPSLVKEENGQAAAMLLGEVGYLHKLVWHTGSQRAAKALFRALFSMYRRHCSKSFSQDINRFLRGLISGFPFFIPQALDFIESLREMTPESPVYLEILQLLHQQVINTPQQQAAQYCYFYLQVLKRASLQSEIVPQGTVRFLSYLAENSLSVDEGSWKLGIAILSVCQNILVCHGTRDLYVEMGDLLFYLMTHYRDTDIRDKARFYYMLITSATDEKICMIIQPTTDSHFFHTEAISTLLPNNKAKGHSNVKELEKSILSLEKLKVQAETFFDDQYQDADNTSSSICDLKTYYSVLKKYKTVLKTVHRLRMTGSPQEVLALCVYFEEDPNCQPLKEIRFSKIDAQVNYEFDVDIVPKIPLSTRIVTRCEFVDDNQTFRCQLADTAISTEDLIMPLPIEIVSTGDREKDFHTLWDWMEEDTKKDGSSCVESVTTVQKSLEDFLSSVRPCLKCCQISASAKCVKYGMFLPPSYHLLMKVTSQRDYVVVRLMTDFYQSLLYIREVV from the exons ATGTCGGAGTGGGAGGATTTCCTAAACAAAAGCAGACAAATTGTTTCTTCTGGAACGTGTGAGAAATTATTTGATGACAACTATTATGTTTTTGACGTTATTAAG CTGTTATATAAGGAAACTGcggatgaaaaaacaaaattggaGCAGTTGGTTTTAATAGAAGAATTTAGTCAGCAGGCAGGCGTCCAGAGTTCAAA CATTGACCAAATTGTGGAGTCGCTGCTAGATGTGTTTCATCAGTTGATAAAGAGAGGCAGAGATGTCAATGTTTCCTGCCAGATTCTTACAACTTTAACTACAATACTTGTTCTCTATGACCAGTTG GAAACAGAGACTTGTCAGTCTGTTGTACAGACTCTTCTTGCCATTGTTTGTAATGGTATTAACATGACAGAAAATCGGCCTCTACGTTCCACTGCTTGTCAATGCCTACTGCAGTTAGAGGATAGCAAAGCA GGATTGCTATGGAAGGAGAAGGACTCGCTGATAAAGTTAATGAGACAGGAAAGAACAAGTGTGTATGAAGATTATGTGATGTTAGTCACACAAATTCTTCAGAATGGAATCAG tgcCCCTGATGATATTAGATCAGAGGACAGG GAGGTGGACAGAGTTGTGGCCCATGATTCCTCTGAGTACAGGCAGCTGGTGTCCCAGATAATGGACAATACCTCACTCTTCTCCCAGGGAGGACTGTGGCACATTGTGCTAGATCTTGTGAATATTGTAAAGAATTTCCATGAAATTTCTGCCACT ATTTTTAAACCCATGATGCTTCATCACATGTCAACATTTGATACACCATTACTTCACTTAGTGGTATTTATACAG AATGAGTTTGAGAAGGAGGTTCTGACTGATATTGAGGAGAGACAGCTTCAAAACAGAATACTGGCAGGGCTGAATCACCCCTCCCTTACCCCAGCCCAGAGACTTTTCTACTGTCACTGGATAGAGAGCTTATCCAAT GTGGAGTTGGATAAACACGAGTCTTGCATCAGAATTAAAGATGACCAGCAGCTTGTCTTTTTCCCCAGTGCTTTTGATCCCATTGACTGCCAACTTGCCAAGCTGGCACTTCTAAATTTCTGTTTTCCATCACTGGTAAAAGAGGAAAATG GTCAGGCTGCTGCCATGTTGTTAGGTGAAGTGGGATATCTACATAAATTGGTCTGGCACACTGGAAGTCAGAGGGCTGCTAAAGCTTTGTTTCGAGCTTTATTTTCAATGTATCGACGCCACTGCAGCAAGTCTTTTTCCCAAGATATCAACAG ATTTTTGCGTGGACTGATATCCGGGTTCCCATTCTTTATTCCTCAGGCTTTGGATTTTATAGAGAGCTTAAGGGAGATGACTCCTGAAAG TCCTGTTTATTTGGAGATTCTGCAACTTCTTCATCAACAAGTTATTAATACCCCTCAGCAACAGGCTGCACAATATTGCTATTTTTACCTGCAAGTATTAAAGAGGGCATCCCTGCAGTCAGAAATAGTACCACAG GGTACTGTGAGGTTCCTGTCTTACCTAGCGGAAAATTCCCTCAGTGTAGATGAAGGAAGCTGGAAATTAGGGATTGCCATTTTATCTGTCTGTCAAAACATCTTAGTATGCCATGGAACAAGAGACCTGTATGTAG AGATGGGGGACTTGTTGTTTTACTTAATGACACACTACAGAGACACAGACATCAGGGACAAAGCCAGGTTCTACTATATGTTAATCACATCAGCCACAGATGAAAAG ataTGCATGATTATACAACCTACTACTGATTCACACTTTTTCCATACTGAAGCCATTTCTACTCTCCTTCCTAACAACAAGGCAAAAGGACACAGTAATGTTAAAGAACTTGAAAAATCTATCTTGAGCCTAGAAAA ATTGAAGGTTCAAGCTGAAACATTTTTTGATGATCAATATCAAGATGCAGACAATACGAGCTCATCAATTT GTGATTTAAAGACCTACTACAGTGTCctaaagaaatacaaaacagtattaaaaacagtCCACAGACTCAGAATG ACAGGAAGTCCCCAGGAAGTTCTAGCCCTGTGTGTATACTTTGAAGAAGATCCTAATTGCCAGCCTTTAAAAG AAATAAGATTCTCTAAAATCGATGCACAAG TGAATTATGAATTTGATGTTGATATCGTACCTAAAATTCCACTTTCAACAAGAATAGTTACAAG GTGTGAATTTGTTGATGATAATCAAACCTTTAGATGTCAGTTGGCTGATACAGCTATCTCCACAGAGGACTTGATCATGCCCCTACCGATAGAGATTGTGTCCACAGGGGACAGGGAAAAAGACTTCCACACCCTGTGGGACTGGATGGAAGAAGACACTAAAAAAGATGG